The bacterium genome window below encodes:
- a CDS encoding Rpn family recombination-promoting nuclease/putative transposase, translated as MQEIKEKRLIRFDWAAKYILRDKSNFDILEGFLTALLQKDITIINLLESESNREDETDKFNRVDLLTVDDKGEYIIIEIQNEREIHYLERLLYGASKLIVENLKIGEPYKKIKKVISVRHCHEITVTSSGKS; from the coding sequence ATGCAAGAAATAAAGGAAAAAAGGCTTATAAGATTCGATTGGGCGGCAAAATATATCCTGCGGGATAAATCTAACTTCGATATATTAGAGGGGTTCCTGACCGCACTCCTCCAAAAGGATATAACAATAATAAATTTACTGGAAAGTGAATCGAACCGTGAGGATGAAACCGATAAGTTTAACCGGGTAGATTTGCTCACTGTTGATGATAAAGGTGAATACATCATAATAGAGATACAAAATGAAAGGGAGATTCATTATCTTGAGCGGCTCTTATATGGAGCATCCAAGCTGATAGTAGAAAACCTGAAGATTGGAGAGCCTTATAAAAAGATAAAGAAGGTAATCTCTGTTAGGCATTGTCATGAAATAACTGTAACATCTTCAGGCAAAAGCTGA
- a CDS encoding zinc ribbon domain-containing protein, translated as MYKYPYINCDKELEPAPNFCPSCYEKIIICPICRTTNRNLATFCHKCARELPESPDYKMYKANPQLTGFSPVNPPQKLKD; from the coding sequence ATGTATAAATACCCTTATATTAATTGTGATAAAGAACTTGAGCCTGCACCAAACTTTTGCCCCTCTTGCTATGAAAAGATTATTATCTGTCCAATCTGTAGAACTACAAACAGGAATTTAGCTACATTCTGCCATAAGTGTGCCAGGGAATTACCAGAAAGCCCGGATTATAAGATGTACAAAGCCAATCCTCAACTTACTGGTTTCTCTCCAGTGAATCCCCCCCAGAAATTGAAAGATTAA